Proteins from a single region of Pseudomonas sp. BSw22131:
- a CDS encoding LysR family transcriptional regulator codes for MTIRRPDPLAQVSDFDIRLLRVFRSVVEAGGFSAAESALGIGRSAISQQMSDLEQRLGLRLCQRGRAGFSLTEEGREVYQSALQLLGALESFRTEVNGLHQHLRGELNIGLTDNLVTLPHMRITHALAQLKERGPDVYINIRMIAPNEVEQGVLDGRLHVGVVPQASALSGLEYQPLYSERSLLYCAVGHPLFYADDAQLDDKRLAGQEAIAPTFRLPADIQAHYQALKCTASASDREGMAFLILTGRYVGYLPDHYASAWVQQGRIRALKPKDRFYDLSLVTVTRKGRRPHLVLESFLETLAATR; via the coding sequence ATGACTATTCGTCGCCCCGACCCGCTGGCACAAGTCAGCGATTTCGATATCCGCCTACTTCGCGTGTTCAGAAGCGTCGTGGAAGCAGGAGGTTTTTCAGCAGCCGAAAGCGCGCTTGGCATTGGACGATCGGCCATCAGCCAGCAAATGAGTGACCTCGAACAACGCCTGGGGTTGCGCCTCTGCCAGCGAGGGCGCGCCGGGTTTTCTCTGACCGAGGAAGGCAGAGAGGTTTACCAATCCGCTCTGCAGTTACTCGGTGCTTTAGAGAGCTTTCGTACAGAGGTGAACGGCCTGCATCAACATCTTCGTGGAGAGTTGAATATCGGCCTGACCGATAACCTTGTCACCCTCCCCCACATGCGCATCACCCATGCGCTTGCTCAACTAAAAGAACGCGGTCCCGATGTATACATCAACATCCGCATGATCGCGCCCAACGAGGTCGAGCAAGGTGTCCTCGACGGGCGACTGCACGTTGGGGTCGTGCCTCAGGCCAGCGCGTTGTCAGGGCTGGAATATCAGCCGCTCTACAGCGAGCGCTCGTTGCTGTATTGCGCCGTTGGGCATCCGCTTTTTTACGCAGACGACGCGCAACTTGACGATAAGCGCCTCGCCGGTCAGGAAGCCATCGCACCGACCTTCCGTTTACCGGCCGATATTCAGGCGCACTACCAGGCCTTGAAATGCACGGCGAGTGCATCGGACCGCGAAGGTATGGCTTTTCTGATTCTGACTGGACGCTATGTGGGCTATCTGCCAGATCACTACGCCTCTGCCTGGGTGCAGCAAGGCCGAATCCGGGCGCTCAAGCCCAAGGATCGTTTCTACGACCTGAGCCTTGTGACGGTGACACGCAAAGGTCGCCGCCCCCATTTGGTGCTTGAAAGCTTTCTGGAAACATTGGCGGCTACTCGATGA
- a CDS encoding calcium:proton antiporter — protein sequence MGAILKQEKFLLLAIIATIFAYGFEHQFLSYGHTVALISGIVLVGFIVCASMRVAHHAELLAEKVGDPYGTMILTLSAVLVEVVILAIMMNNEPSPTLVRDTIYSAVMLDINGILGLAALMGGLKHGEQSYNDDSARTYSVMILTAMGVSMVVPEFIPEGDWKVYSAFTIGAMVVLYTLFLRMQVGPHSYFFSYSYPDKKRRKSAPEQEDKPISLPFSIGILMFGVVVIGALAEVMSKTVDLGLEGSGAPPVMTAILVAAISAAPEILTALRAALANRMQSVVNIALGASLSTVILTVPVMEAMALYSGQPFQMAMTPVQTVMIFITLLVSAINLNDGETNAIEGMTHFVLFATFIMLSCLGL from the coding sequence ATGGGCGCGATTCTCAAGCAAGAAAAGTTTCTCCTGTTGGCCATCATCGCGACGATATTCGCGTATGGCTTCGAACATCAATTCCTCAGCTACGGGCATACGGTCGCGCTGATTTCAGGCATCGTGCTGGTCGGCTTTATCGTCTGCGCGTCTATGCGAGTTGCGCATCACGCCGAGCTGTTGGCGGAGAAGGTAGGCGACCCGTACGGCACGATGATCCTGACCTTGTCGGCGGTGCTGGTTGAAGTGGTGATCCTCGCGATCATGATGAATAACGAGCCTTCACCGACGCTGGTGCGCGACACGATTTATTCAGCCGTGATGCTCGATATCAACGGTATTCTCGGGCTGGCCGCACTGATGGGCGGCCTCAAGCACGGGGAACAGTCCTATAACGATGATTCGGCGCGCACCTACAGCGTGATGATCCTGACGGCCATGGGCGTGTCCATGGTGGTGCCAGAGTTCATCCCCGAAGGCGACTGGAAGGTTTACTCGGCATTTACGATTGGCGCGATGGTGGTGCTGTACACCCTGTTCTTGCGTATGCAGGTTGGGCCACACAGTTACTTTTTCAGTTACAGCTACCCCGATAAAAAGCGTCGAAAGTCTGCGCCTGAGCAAGAAGACAAGCCAATTAGCCTGCCGTTTTCGATTGGCATTCTGATGTTTGGCGTGGTGGTGATTGGTGCGTTGGCGGAGGTGATGTCCAAGACCGTCGACCTGGGCCTTGAAGGCAGCGGTGCGCCACCGGTTATGACCGCTATTCTGGTGGCAGCGATTTCGGCAGCGCCGGAGATTCTGACGGCGCTGCGTGCGGCATTGGCCAATCGCATGCAGTCGGTGGTCAACATCGCACTGGGCGCGTCGTTGTCCACGGTGATCCTCACCGTTCCCGTCATGGAGGCGATGGCGCTGTACAGTGGCCAACCTTTCCAGATGGCGATGACGCCCGTGCAGACGGTGATGATATTCATCACCTTGCTGGTCAGTGCAATCAACCTGAACGACGGTGAAACCAACGCGATCGAGGGCATGACTCACTTCGTATTGTTTGCCACGTTCATCATGCTGTCGTGCCTGGGGCTGTGA
- a CDS encoding IMPACT family protein yields MPFTLVGPCEWREEIRKSRFITLATPINSPADAQAFIEQNSDQNATHNCWAWKLGDQYRSTDDGEPGGTAGRPILAAVEAQEFDQVVVLVIRWYGGIQLGTGGLARAYGGGANKCLQQAARLPLINRVPVRLDCSFSELALVKVRLADISALIQEESFTANGVELTIAVGPEHIDSLQQQLADLSRGRIILQRAATE; encoded by the coding sequence ATGCCTTTTACCCTTGTCGGCCCCTGCGAGTGGCGTGAAGAAATTCGCAAGAGCCGATTCATCACTCTAGCAACGCCCATTAACAGCCCTGCTGACGCGCAAGCTTTCATCGAGCAGAACAGCGACCAGAACGCCACCCACAACTGCTGGGCCTGGAAATTGGGGGATCAATATCGAAGCACTGACGATGGTGAGCCGGGAGGCACCGCCGGCCGCCCTATTCTGGCCGCCGTTGAAGCCCAGGAATTCGATCAAGTCGTGGTGCTGGTGATCCGTTGGTACGGCGGCATTCAACTGGGCACCGGCGGGTTGGCGCGGGCTTACGGGGGCGGCGCCAACAAATGCTTGCAGCAGGCTGCGCGTTTGCCGTTGATCAACCGTGTTCCGGTGCGCCTTGACTGCAGCTTCAGTGAACTTGCGCTGGTGAAAGTACGGCTGGCGGATATAAGCGCGCTGATTCAGGAAGAGTCCTTCACAGCCAATGGCGTGGAACTCACGATTGCGGTCGGCCCGGAGCACATTGACTCCCTGCAGCAACAACTGGCTGACCTCAGTCGTGGGCGAATCATCCTGCAACGCGCCGCGACAGAATAG
- a CDS encoding uracil-xanthine permease family protein, whose translation MQPDSSSNSELIYGLNDHPKPLPATLAALQHVLAAFVGIITPPLIIGSALGLGAYLPYLISMALMVSGVGTFIQARRPFGIGAGMICLQGTSFAFLGAVLSAGFMVKQRGGSAEDIMAMVFGVCFFGAVVQIVLSRFIGQLRRIITPLVTGIVITLIGVSLIKVGVTDLGGGFNAPDFGEHVNLALGAFVLVIIILLNRSNTPWIRLSAIIIGLAAGSVAAWLSGKLVPHSLADAALIAIPVPFKFGFSFDWAAFLPIALIYLISSIETVGDLTANCMLSREPIKGPSYIARLKGGILGDGVSCMIAATFSAFPNTTFAQNNGVIQLTGVASRYVGLYIGVILFMLGLFPVIGAILQQIPKPVLGGATLVMFGSVAAAGVRILAQSPLDRRSMLIIATSFGVGLGIAAQPALLHHLPQLVQNLFDSAITSGGITAIVMCLLLPEAKQPDAQQNHATDAPER comes from the coding sequence ATGCAGCCCGATTCCTCCAGCAATAGCGAACTGATTTACGGCCTCAACGATCATCCAAAACCGTTGCCAGCCACGTTGGCCGCCCTCCAGCATGTGCTTGCTGCTTTCGTCGGCATTATCACGCCACCGCTGATCATCGGCTCGGCACTGGGGCTCGGCGCATACCTGCCTTACCTGATTAGCATGGCACTGATGGTTTCTGGCGTCGGAACCTTCATTCAGGCACGTAGGCCGTTTGGTATTGGCGCCGGGATGATTTGCCTGCAAGGCACCAGCTTTGCGTTTCTGGGCGCCGTCCTGTCCGCAGGTTTCATGGTCAAGCAGCGTGGTGGCAGCGCTGAAGACATCATGGCCATGGTGTTCGGCGTGTGTTTCTTCGGCGCAGTGGTGCAGATCGTACTCAGCCGTTTTATCGGGCAACTGCGCCGCATCATCACGCCGCTGGTGACCGGCATCGTGATCACCCTCATCGGCGTCAGCCTGATTAAAGTTGGGGTAACCGATCTCGGCGGCGGCTTCAACGCCCCGGACTTCGGCGAACACGTCAACCTGGCGCTGGGCGCTTTCGTGCTGGTCATCATCATTCTGCTGAACCGTTCGAATACGCCGTGGATCAGGCTTTCGGCAATCATCATTGGCCTGGCGGCGGGCAGCGTGGCAGCGTGGTTGAGTGGAAAGCTGGTCCCGCACTCACTGGCAGACGCCGCGCTGATCGCGATTCCTGTGCCATTCAAATTCGGTTTCAGCTTCGACTGGGCCGCATTCCTGCCCATTGCGCTGATTTATCTCATCAGCAGCATCGAGACCGTCGGCGACCTGACGGCCAATTGCATGTTGTCCCGCGAGCCAATCAAAGGCCCGTCCTACATCGCGCGCTTGAAGGGCGGGATCCTGGGTGACGGAGTGAGTTGCATGATCGCCGCGACGTTCAGCGCATTCCCCAACACCACCTTCGCGCAGAATAACGGCGTGATCCAGCTGACCGGCGTTGCCAGTCGCTACGTTGGCCTTTATATCGGCGTCATTTTGTTCATGCTCGGCTTGTTTCCTGTCATCGGCGCCATTCTTCAACAGATACCCAAACCGGTATTGGGCGGCGCAACGCTGGTGATGTTCGGCAGCGTCGCGGCAGCAGGCGTGCGGATTCTCGCGCAGTCGCCACTGGATCGCCGAAGCATGCTGATCATCGCCACCTCGTTCGGCGTAGGCTTGGGCATCGCGGCGCAACCTGCTCTGCTCCACCACTTGCCCCAACTGGTGCAGAACCTGTTTGACTCGGCGATTACCAGCGGCGGCATCACCGCGATTGTCATGTGCCTGCTGTTGCCGGAAGCGAAACAGCCTGACGCTCAGCAAAACCACGCGACCGATGCGCCGGAGCGCTAA
- a CDS encoding aspartate aminotransferase family protein: MNMLESSDMSLASQLKLDAHWMPYTANRNFHRDPRLIVAASGSYLTDDKGRKIYDGLSGLWTCGAGHTRKEIQEAVSRQLGTLDYSPGFQFGHPLSFQLAEKITDLTPGKLNHVFFTDSGSECADTAVKMVRAYWRLKGQASKTKMIGRARGYHGVNIAGTSLGGVNGNRKMFGQLMDVDHLPHTLLASNAYSRGMPEQGGIALADEMLKLIELHDASNIAAVIVEPMSGSAGVIVPPQGYLKRLREICDQHNILLIFDEVITGFGRTGSMFGADSFGVTPDLMCIAKQVTNGAIPMGAVIANSEIYHTFMNQATPEYAVEFPHGYTYSAHPVACAAALAALDLLQRENLVQQVAETAPHFESSLHGLKGSKHVIDIRNYGLAGAIQITPRDGDAIVRPFEAAMKLWKAGFYVRFGGDTLQFGPTFNSKPQDLDRMFDAVGEALNSVD, from the coding sequence ATGAACATGCTCGAATCGTCTGATATGTCATTGGCCAGCCAGTTGAAGCTTGATGCTCACTGGATGCCCTACACCGCCAACCGCAATTTCCATCGCGATCCACGACTGATCGTTGCAGCCTCGGGCAGTTATCTGACAGACGACAAGGGCCGGAAAATTTATGACGGCTTGTCGGGGCTCTGGACCTGCGGCGCAGGCCACACCCGTAAAGAGATTCAGGAGGCCGTCTCACGCCAACTTGGGACGCTGGACTACTCGCCGGGTTTCCAGTTCGGTCATCCACTGTCGTTTCAACTCGCCGAGAAAATCACCGATCTGACGCCGGGTAAACTCAATCACGTATTCTTCACTGACTCGGGGTCCGAATGTGCCGACACCGCAGTCAAGATGGTGCGCGCCTACTGGCGGCTGAAAGGCCAGGCTTCCAAAACCAAAATGATTGGTCGCGCACGCGGTTATCACGGGGTCAATATTGCAGGCACCAGCTTGGGCGGGGTTAACGGAAACCGCAAAATGTTCGGGCAGTTGATGGATGTTGATCACTTGCCGCATACCCTTCTGGCCAGTAACGCCTATTCGCGCGGGATGCCGGAGCAGGGCGGCATCGCACTGGCAGACGAGATGCTCAAGCTGATTGAACTGCACGATGCGTCCAACATCGCGGCGGTCATTGTCGAGCCGATGTCGGGCTCTGCCGGTGTCATCGTGCCGCCGCAAGGCTATTTGAAGCGTTTGCGCGAGATTTGCGATCAGCACAACATCTTGTTGATTTTCGATGAGGTCATCACTGGGTTCGGGCGCACCGGTTCTATGTTTGGCGCCGACAGTTTCGGTGTGACGCCGGACTTGATGTGCATTGCCAAGCAAGTCACCAACGGCGCGATCCCCATGGGTGCGGTGATTGCCAACAGCGAGATTTATCACACGTTCATGAACCAGGCGACGCCTGAGTACGCGGTCGAATTCCCGCACGGCTATACCTATTCAGCCCATCCCGTTGCCTGCGCGGCTGCGCTGGCTGCGCTGGACCTATTGCAGCGTGAGAATCTGGTGCAGCAGGTGGCGGAAACTGCGCCGCATTTCGAAAGCTCTTTGCATGGGCTCAAGGGCAGCAAGCACGTCATCGATATTCGTAATTACGGTCTGGCTGGCGCGATACAGATTACTCCACGTGACGGCGACGCCATCGTGCGGCCTTTCGAGGCCGCCATGAAACTATGGAAGGCCGGCTTCTACGTACGCTTTGG
- a CDS encoding ABC transporter permease: MDIDLLSNIFFATVRCGTPLLLVALGELVCEKSGVLNLGQEGMMLFGAVIGFIVALSTGNLWLGVLMAMFAGMLLSSLFALVALVFNANQVATGLALTIFGVGLSSFIGAAWVGKPLLGFEPLAIPYLSDIPLIGRMLFAQDILVYLSFGLFALVASTLLKSRVGLIIQAVGENPDAASAMGLPVLRVRTLAVLFGGAMAGLAGAYLSLAYTPMWAENMSAGRGWIALALVVFASWRVWRLLLGAYLFGFASIVYLVAQGIGLAIPSNLLAMLPYVATIVVLVLLSRNALRTRLYAPVSLGQPWQAGH; encoded by the coding sequence ATGGACATCGATCTGCTGAGCAATATTTTTTTCGCCACCGTGCGTTGCGGCACGCCGTTGCTGCTGGTCGCGCTGGGTGAGTTGGTGTGCGAAAAGAGCGGCGTGCTCAATCTGGGGCAGGAAGGCATGATGCTGTTCGGTGCGGTGATAGGGTTCATAGTGGCGCTGAGCACCGGGAATTTGTGGCTGGGCGTGCTGATGGCGATGTTCGCCGGCATGCTGCTCTCGTCGCTATTCGCGCTGGTAGCGCTGGTGTTCAACGCCAATCAGGTGGCCACCGGCCTGGCGCTGACGATCTTTGGCGTCGGGCTTTCCAGCTTTATTGGTGCCGCCTGGGTCGGTAAACCGTTGCTGGGGTTCGAGCCGCTGGCGATCCCTTACCTCAGCGATATCCCGCTGATCGGTCGGATGCTGTTTGCCCAGGACATTCTGGTGTACCTGTCCTTCGGATTGTTCGCGCTGGTGGCGTCGACGCTTCTGAAAAGCCGTGTCGGCCTGATCATTCAGGCGGTAGGAGAAAACCCCGATGCTGCCAGCGCAATGGGCTTGCCAGTGTTGCGAGTGCGTACGTTGGCGGTGCTGTTTGGCGGAGCAATGGCGGGGCTGGCGGGCGCGTATCTGTCGCTCGCCTACACACCGATGTGGGCCGAAAACATGAGCGCAGGCCGTGGCTGGATTGCCTTGGCGCTGGTGGTATTCGCCAGTTGGCGCGTGTGGCGGTTGTTGCTTGGCGCGTACCTGTTTGGCTTCGCGAGCATTGTGTACCTGGTGGCACAGGGCATTGGTCTGGCGATCCCGTCCAACTTGCTGGCGATGCTGCCGTACGTCGCGACCATAGTTGTACTGGTGTTGCTGTCACGCAATGCACTGCGCACACGCCTGTATGCCCCGGTTTCGTTGGGACAGCCATGGCAGGCCGGGCACTGA
- a CDS encoding ABC transporter permease, giving the protein MLLSLEPRGQQSRPMLWFSPLLAALLTLICGSLLFLLLGLDPILTLHTLLIAPVSDLYGVSELLVKTLPILLCALGLAVVYQARIWNIGAEGQLLMGALAGSAVAVNIIDMESRWALVLIILAGVMSGAAWAGLTAWLRTHFNANEILTSIMLNYIALNLLLYFVHGPLKDPAGMNFPESAMFGEASRLPLLMEDGRAHAGVYFALLALVTVWVLLQRSFVGFQIKVLGLDKRAAGFVGFREKRLVWLALLISGGLAGLAGVCEVTGPIGQLVPQVSPGYGYAAITVAFLGRLNPIGILFSSLLMALLYLGGESAQMTLNLPQAITQLFQGMMLFFLLACDVLILYRPRLKVRWGRRQMTPVTGAA; this is encoded by the coding sequence ATGCTGCTTTCCCTGGAACCGCGCGGCCAACAGTCGCGCCCCATGTTGTGGTTTTCACCGCTGCTGGCCGCCTTACTTACGCTGATTTGCGGGTCATTGCTGTTTCTGTTGCTGGGTCTGGACCCGATTCTCACGTTGCACACTTTGTTGATCGCCCCGGTCAGCGACCTGTACGGCGTGTCGGAATTGCTGGTGAAAACCCTGCCGATTCTGCTCTGCGCGCTTGGCCTGGCAGTGGTGTACCAAGCGCGTATCTGGAACATCGGCGCCGAAGGTCAACTGCTGATGGGCGCGCTGGCCGGCAGCGCAGTAGCGGTCAATATCATTGACATGGAGAGTCGCTGGGCACTGGTGCTGATTATCCTGGCGGGGGTTATGTCGGGCGCCGCATGGGCTGGGCTGACTGCTTGGCTGCGCACGCATTTCAACGCCAACGAAATCCTCACCAGCATCATGCTCAATTACATTGCGCTCAACCTGTTGCTGTATTTCGTACACGGGCCGCTGAAAGATCCCGCAGGCATGAACTTCCCGGAGTCTGCCATGTTTGGTGAAGCCAGCCGCCTGCCGCTGTTGATGGAAGACGGCCGCGCCCACGCCGGGGTGTATTTCGCGCTGCTGGCACTGGTGACAGTGTGGGTGCTGCTGCAACGCAGCTTCGTCGGTTTTCAGATCAAGGTGCTCGGGCTGGACAAACGCGCAGCGGGTTTTGTCGGGTTTCGCGAAAAACGTCTGGTCTGGCTGGCGCTGCTGATCAGCGGCGGGCTGGCGGGGCTGGCCGGTGTTTGCGAAGTGACCGGTCCGATTGGCCAACTGGTGCCGCAGGTTTCGCCAGGTTACGGCTACGCCGCCATCACGGTGGCGTTTCTGGGGCGGCTTAATCCCATCGGCATTCTGTTTTCCAGCCTGTTGATGGCGCTGCTCTATCTGGGCGGCGAAAGCGCACAAATGACCCTCAATCTCCCACAAGCCATCACGCAATTGTTTCAGGGGATGATGCTGTTTTTCCTGCTGGCCTGCGATGTGCTGATTCTTTACCGCCCACGCCTCAAGGTGCGCTGGGGCCGTCGCCAAATGACACCAGTCACAGGAGCTGCGTGA
- a CDS encoding TetR/AcrR family transcriptional regulator, with amino-acid sequence MTLEVPAHNPGATKPASRIRQKNEEAIMKAAEDEFARHGFKGTSMNTIAQNAGLPKANLHYYFTNKLGLYIAVLSNIIELWDSTFNTLKVEDDPATALTHYIRAKMEFSRRQPQASRVFAMEIISGGECLNEYFSQDYRTWFEGRAAVFQGWIDAGKMDPVDPVHLIFLLWSSTQHYADFATQICQVTGRTRLTKQDMEAAGDNLISIILKGCGLTPPAR; translated from the coding sequence ATGACCCTCGAAGTCCCTGCTCATAATCCCGGCGCCACCAAACCTGCGAGCCGTATTCGTCAGAAAAACGAAGAAGCGATCATGAAGGCTGCCGAGGACGAGTTCGCACGTCACGGTTTCAAAGGCACCAGCATGAACACCATCGCGCAAAACGCCGGACTGCCAAAAGCCAACCTGCATTACTACTTCACCAACAAATTGGGGCTGTACATCGCGGTGTTGAGCAACATCATCGAGCTGTGGGACAGCACCTTCAACACCCTGAAGGTCGAGGACGATCCTGCCACGGCCCTGACCCACTACATTCGCGCAAAAATGGAGTTCTCTCGTCGTCAGCCGCAGGCATCGCGGGTCTTTGCGATGGAGATCATCAGCGGCGGGGAATGCCTGAACGAGTACTTCAGCCAGGATTACCGCACCTGGTTTGAAGGACGGGCGGCAGTGTTTCAGGGCTGGATCGATGCAGGGAAAATGGACCCCGTGGATCCGGTTCACCTGATCTTTCTGCTGTGGAGCAGCACCCAGCATTACGCTGACTTCGCGACCCAGATCTGCCAGGTCACCGGCCGTACGCGGCTTACCAAGCAGGACATGGAAGCGGCAGGCGACAATCTCATCAGCATCATTCTCAAGGGCTGCGGCCTGACGCCTCCTGCGCGTTAG
- a CDS encoding ABC transporter ATP-binding protein, with the protein MSNPITPARLQLRQITKRYPGCVANDGIDLTIQPGEIHALLGENGAGKSTLMKIIYGVVQPDAGHIIWQGEPRTMRNPAQARELGIGMVFQHFSLFETLTVAQNIALAMGASAGTPKQLEPKIREVSQRYGMALEPQRLVHSLSIGERQKVEIIRCLMQDIRLLILDEPTSVLTPQEADDLFVTLRRLADEGCSILFISHKLGEVRALCHSATVLRGGKVSGHCIPAQCSDLKLAQLMVGDAEGLVAHYPKANGNAAFLRVEHLAWRNPDPFGCSLTDINLEVRSGEIVGIAGVAGNGQDELLALLSGEQTLGKVDAARICFAEMKAGHLRPDARRRHGLAFVPAERLGHGAVPDMSLADNALLTAFQQGLVSKGLIQRGKVQALAASIIQRFAVKTPNAQAPARSLSGGNLQKFILGREILQAPKLLIAAHPTWGVDVGAAAAIHRALIALRDAGAAILVISEDLDELFQISDRMGALCSGKLSPLIPTAHTTQVQVGGWMAGQFDGECLQPFQPDASSRH; encoded by the coding sequence ATGTCCAATCCGATAACCCCCGCGCGCCTGCAATTGCGCCAGATCACCAAGCGATATCCCGGCTGCGTTGCCAACGACGGCATTGACCTGACGATCCAGCCTGGAGAGATCCATGCATTGCTTGGCGAAAACGGCGCCGGTAAAAGCACGCTGATGAAGATTATCTACGGCGTCGTTCAGCCAGATGCCGGTCATATCATCTGGCAAGGTGAGCCGAGAACCATGCGTAATCCGGCTCAGGCACGGGAACTGGGAATCGGCATGGTTTTTCAGCATTTCTCGTTGTTCGAGACGCTGACGGTCGCGCAAAACATTGCATTGGCCATGGGCGCTTCAGCGGGTACGCCCAAGCAACTGGAGCCAAAAATCCGTGAAGTCTCGCAACGCTATGGCATGGCACTGGAGCCGCAACGACTGGTGCACAGCCTGTCTATCGGCGAGCGGCAGAAGGTGGAGATCATTCGGTGCCTGATGCAAGACATTCGCTTGCTGATCCTGGACGAACCCACCTCGGTGCTCACACCACAAGAAGCCGACGATCTTTTCGTGACCCTCAGGCGTCTCGCTGACGAAGGCTGCAGCATTCTATTCATCAGCCACAAATTGGGCGAGGTTCGTGCGCTATGTCACAGCGCCACCGTGTTGCGCGGGGGGAAAGTCTCGGGGCACTGCATCCCGGCTCAATGCAGCGACCTGAAACTGGCGCAACTGATGGTGGGCGATGCCGAAGGGCTCGTCGCGCACTACCCGAAAGCTAATGGCAACGCCGCCTTTCTAAGGGTTGAACACCTGGCGTGGCGCAATCCAGATCCGTTTGGCTGTTCGCTGACCGACATCAATCTTGAAGTGCGCAGCGGCGAGATCGTCGGCATCGCGGGCGTAGCCGGTAATGGCCAGGACGAACTGCTGGCCCTGCTGAGTGGCGAGCAGACGCTGGGTAAAGTCGACGCCGCACGCATTTGTTTCGCGGAGATGAAGGCCGGCCATTTACGTCCTGACGCACGCCGCAGGCATGGACTGGCTTTCGTACCCGCCGAACGGCTAGGCCACGGCGCCGTGCCGGACATGTCACTGGCTGACAACGCTCTGCTCACTGCCTTCCAACAAGGTCTGGTCAGCAAGGGCCTTATTCAGCGCGGCAAAGTGCAGGCGCTGGCGGCGTCAATCATTCAACGCTTTGCGGTGAAAACCCCCAATGCCCAAGCCCCGGCTCGCAGCCTGTCCGGCGGCAACCTGCAAAAATTCATTCTCGGCCGGGAGATTCTGCAGGCGCCAAAGTTGCTGATCGCGGCGCATCCGACCTGGGGCGTCGACGTCGGCGCCGCGGCGGCTATTCATCGTGCGCTGATTGCCTTGCGCGACGCCGGCGCGGCGATTCTGGTGATTTCCGAAGACCTCGATGAGTTGTTCCAGATCAGTGACCGAATGGGTGCGCTGTGCAGCGGCAAGCTCTCACCGCTTATTCCTACCGCGCACACCACGCAGGTCCAGGTCGGTGGCTGGATGGCCGGGCAATTTGACGGCGAGTGTCTCCAACCCTTTCAACCTGACGCCTCATCGCGCCACTGA
- a CDS encoding SDR family oxidoreductase: MSSNKTALVIGASRGLGLGLVQRLTEQGWNVIATVRDQQKAEELKSIPNVRVETLDMDEQSSLEVLTLNLKDQTFDLLFVNAGIMGPAHQSAAKATAAELGQLFLTNAIAPIRLAERFVGQIRPDTGTIAFMSSVLGSVASPDAPEMALYKASKAALNSMTNTFVTQLGDTGITVLSMHPGWVKTAMGGEGADIDVQTSTTGLVDQLNAYAGKGGHYFINYRGETIAW, encoded by the coding sequence ATGTCCTCTAACAAAACTGCACTGGTCATCGGCGCGTCACGCGGCCTGGGGCTTGGGTTGGTGCAACGCCTGACCGAACAAGGCTGGAACGTCATTGCCACTGTGCGTGATCAGCAGAAAGCCGAAGAGTTGAAGAGCATCCCCAACGTACGCGTCGAGACCCTGGACATGGATGAGCAATCATCGCTCGAAGTCCTCACGCTGAATCTGAAGGATCAGACCTTCGACCTGTTGTTCGTGAACGCCGGAATCATGGGCCCAGCGCACCAGAGCGCAGCCAAAGCGACAGCCGCAGAGTTGGGACAACTGTTCCTGACCAACGCTATCGCGCCGATTCGACTGGCCGAGCGTTTCGTCGGTCAAATCCGACCCGACACCGGCACCATTGCATTCATGAGTTCTGTACTGGGCAGCGTAGCTTCCCCCGATGCTCCAGAGATGGCGCTGTACAAAGCCAGCAAAGCGGCGCTCAACTCCATGACCAATACCTTCGTGACCCAATTGGGTGACACCGGGATCACGGTGCTATCTATGCACCCGGGCTGGGTCAAGACTGCGATGGGCGGCGAAGGCGCTGACATTGATGTGCAGACCAGCACCACTGGCCTGGTCGACCAACTCAACGCCTACGCTGGCAAGGGCGGGCATTACTTCATTAATTACCGTGGCGAGACCATCGCCTGGTAA